GATAAACTTATTCAGGTCGGCAAACTGCGAGAAGGCATCAAAGCCGGTCCACGCGTAGTAGCGGCGGGGGAAGCCGGCAATACCCACGTAGTGCATTGGCATAAACACCAGATATACGCCCAGAAAGGTCAGCCAAAAGTGGATATACCCTAGCTTTTCATCCATCATGCGGCCAAACATCTTCGGGAACCAGTGATAAACCCCGGCAAAAAGACCAAAGAAAGCTGACGAACCCATTACCAGGTGGAAGTGAGCTACCACAAAGTAGGTGTTGTGCATCTGGATATCGAGCGTAGCGTTACCAAGGATAATACCCGTGAGACCACCCGAGATAAACAGCGATACAAACCCAATGGCAAACAGCATTGCGGCCGTGAAGCGAATATTGCCGCGCCACAGCGTAGCTAGCCAGTTAAATACCTTTACCCCCGATGGCACCGCGATAATCAATGTCAGGAACATGAAGACCGAACCCAGGAAGGGATTCATACCCGTCACAAACATGTGGTGAGCCCACACTACGAACGACAGCAGCGAGATACCAATCAGCGAGCCAATCATGGCGCGGTAGCCAAAAATCGGCTTGCGAGCGTTAGTAGCCAGAATCTCTGACACCATGCCCATCGCGGGCATAATTACGATATACACTTCGGGGTGACCTAAGAACCAGAACAGGTGCTGGAACAATACCGGCGAACCACCCTGGTTGTGCAATGCCTGACCAGCGATGTAGATATCAGACAGGAAGAAGGAAGTACCAAACGAGCGGTCAAATACCAGCAGCAGGGCCGCCGAAAACAAAACCGGGAACGAGAGGATACCGAGAATAGCCGTCAGGAAGAAGGCCCAGATAGTAAGTGGCAGCTTGCTCATGCTCATGCCACGGGTACGCAGGTTGATAACCGTCGTCACGTAGTTGACACCACCCAGCAGCTGCGAAACGATAAAGAATACCATGCTCACGAGCCACATCGTCATGCCCGTGCCCGAGCCGGAAATAGCCTGCGGTAAGGCGCTCAGGGGCGGGTAGATTGTCCAGCCAGCCGAAGCAGGACCAGTTTCCAGAAACAGCGAGCAGAACATGATAAGGCTCGACAGGAAGAAAAACCAGTACGAGAGCATGTTCATGAAGCCCGAAGCCATATCACGGGCGCCTACTTGCAACGGAATCAGGAAGTTAGAGAACGTGCCCGATAGACCGGCCGTCAGCACGAAGAATACCATAATGGTACCGTGCATCGTTACCAGCGCCAGGTAGAACTCGGGGTCCAGCTTGCCGCCCGAAATCCACTTGCCGAGTAATGGCTGAAGCCAGTCGAGCGTAGCCTCGGGCCAGCCCAGCTGCAGGCGGAACAAGCTCGAAAGCACCCCGCCAATAATAGCCCACATCATGCCAGTAATCAGGAACTGGCGGGCAATCATTTTATGGTCCTGGCTGAAAACGTATTTCCATAGCCAGTGCTGGTCGTGGTGCTCGTGGTCGTGCAGATGGTCGTCGTGCTCAGTGTGAGGCACTGGCGCAGTACCTATTCCACCCTGCGACTGCGAGGAAACCGGAAGATTAGTAGCCATAAATCAGAATAAAACTGCTAAAAAGTAAGTCTTTAGAGCGACGCCTGAGCCGCCAATGGAGCAGGCGATTCGCCGGTTTCTTCGATTGCGCTAGCCTTAGCACCCTGGCTGCCGCCTTTACCCAAGCCGGTCTGCTGGCTCATCTGCTTGTAGGAAGCCATCAGGTCCGCGTTCTTCGAAATCGGGCTTTGGGCTGCAAACCAGGCTACGTAATCATCGGGCTCGTCTACTACGATGTTGAGCTTCATAGCGAAGTGGCCTTTCCCGCAAATCTGGTTGCAAGCCAACTCATAGTTAAACTTTGGATTGCCCAGTTTGGCCCGCATCTCGTCGGTAGTAGTGGTAGGCGTAAACCAGAAGCGGGTAGGCATGCCGGGCACCGCATACATCTGCACGCGGAACTGCGGCATATACACGGCGTGTAGTACATCGCGCGAGCGAATCTTGATGAGCACCGGATGTCCCTTAGGCACGTGAATTTCCGAGGCGACAAAGTCATCAGCGGCGGCCTTGTCACTCAGGTCAAACCCGAAATCGTTAGCCGCATCAATCAGACGATAATTTACTACGCCCAGCTTCATATCGCGCCCGGGGTAGCGTACCAGCCAGTTAAACTGCTTGCCCATTAGTTCCAGCACGATGGCATCTTTAGGAGCGGGGCCCGTGATGCGGGTCCAGGCTTTCCAGCCAGCGAAAATCAGCGAAGCCATCACAATGGCCGGAATAATCGTCCAGATAACTTCAATCTTGTTGTTGTGCGAGAAGAAGTAGGCGCGGCGGCCGTCCTGATGCTGATACTTATAAGCGTAGATGAAGAGCAGACCCTGCGTAATAACAAAGGCAATGCCGATGACTATCATCGTCGTCCAAAACATGCGTTCCATTGCATGGCCGTGAACGGAAGCAATAGGCGGGTTCATTTTACCGAAGTTTTCGGCGAACGACCAGAAGAAAGCAGCCCCTCCTACTACCATGAATACTAACATCAGCAAGGCATTGACGCGGTTGCTGGTGCCAATCTGGCGCACATAAGAGCCGGAGAAGATAGCAGTTAGTATTTGAATGCGAAACAGCAAGCCGAACACGACCAGCAGCAGCCCCAAGACTAGCAGAATAGTTAAAGTACTCATTGGATAGAAGGGAGAAACCAGAACCCGTGCCTAGTCACTGACTAGTAACTAAGCACCGGGCGGTAAGTTCTAAAAGTCTAGGCTCTTGAATTAGGTGGTGTGGTGAACGCTTTCCTCCACGAAGGGGTGGTTTACCGGAATAAGCGAAGCTTCGGCCAGACGGCGGGTAAGCAGAATCAGGAAGGCCCCGAGCAAAATCATGGCGATACCAATCTCAATGAGGAACCCATTATCGCCTTTTAAAGTGCCGGGCATTATCATCAAATAGAAGTCTGACCAGTGACCAACCAGAATGGCAATACAAACGATTTTCATGATTATCATCTGGCGCTTGGCATCCCGGGTCATCAATACCAGGAAAGGGAAGGCAAAATTGATTACCAGATTAAAGTAGAAAATCCAGGTATAGCTGCCATTAAATCCGCCTAGTCGCTGATTATAGTATACTGCTTCTTCAGGAAGGTTGGCATACCAGATAAGCATAAACTGCGCAAACCATACGTAAGTCCAGAAAATGCTGAAGCCGAACATCAGCTTGCCCAAGTCATGGAAGTGGTTGGCATTCATGAAGCGCAGGTAGCCTGCCTGCTTCAGGAAGATGGCAATCAGGGTAGTAGCCGCAATGCCCGATACCCACCAGGAGGCGAATACATACCAGCCAAACATAGTGCTAAACCAATGCACATCAACCGACATAACCCAGTCCCAGGCTGCCATGGAGGAAGTAACAGCATACAGCACTAAAAACAAGGCGGCGGCATTTATGCTGGTATGGAAATAGCGGGTTCCCCCGTTAAGGTCTTCCTGAAGGGAGAGCTGACGCAAACGCCAGGTAAAGTAAATCCATATTCCTAAGTATATTATCATTCTAATCAGATAGAATGAGAAGGTCAGGAAGCCGGATTTGCCTGCTATAATCTTATCGTAAGTAGCGGAGCCTTTTGTCATGACGCCATCCTGCGTCCAGTGGAAAATGTCATGACGCCCTACCACGAAGAGCAGTACCATGAGTATGCCACCCGGAATCAGCCAGGCACCCAGGGCTTCGTTAATCCGCTTTACTACTACCGACCAGCCTGCGTAGGCCACGTATTGGATAGCCATAAATACGGTACCAACGCCTGATACCCCAACCAGAAACAGGTTGCTATGCCACAGGCTTACTACAATGCGGCGGATTAGTACTGAATGCCCCTCTTCGGTAGCGGAAGCATCGTGGGCTGCATTCAGATGACCAGCCGCCTCGCCGGCAGCTTCGTGGTGCTCGCCCCAGTGCATGAGCGCGGCCACAATACCAATTAGCAATACCAGTATCCCGGCACCGATAATGGTCATGAACGTCCGTTGAGCCTTGGGGCTATGTGCTAGCTGCTCGACGGCGGCGGGTTCGTGATGATGAGTCAGAGTTGCCATAGGGTCAGTTAGTTCATCGAGCCATTACGGCCTTTAGTGCCCTGGCCGGGCGTTTCAGAGTGGCTATTGGCATTGGCCTTACCCTCGGGCTTTTGATTGGTAGGGTCAGTCATGGCCGAAGCTTCCCCCGTAGAGGCGCTCGTAACATCAGCGGGTGCCGCTACTTTGACCACTTTCGGCAAGTCGGCCGGGTCGTTATTGATTTGCAGTACGTGTACGTACATCGCGATTTTCCAACGCTCCTCCGGGTTTACCTGCGAGCCATGAGGCATCATTCGGTTGCGTCCCCATTCGATGACGTGGTAGATGTGCCCATCGTTCATCGTTTTGTAAGCGCCCGCCGAATAGTTGGGAACACCTTTAAACTTCATACCTACTGGTCCCTGGCCATCGCCTTTTTCACCGTGGCAGTGCTGGCAATAGCGCGTAAAGAGCGCCTGGCCTTCCAGAACGTTCTCCTTGGTATAAGCATAAGGATTATGGAGCGTACGCTCAGCAATTCCTACGCTGTCTTTTGGGATGTGGTCGAAGTAAGCAAGCTTACCACGAGGAACCGTACCAGCAGCAGGCGTGCGCTCGTTGATTCCAAACGAGTTAATCGTGTTGAATCTGATTTGGCGCAACGGCTCGTACGGAATTGACTCGTACATCTCCGGGGCGTATTCTACGCCGGGGCTGTTTGGGTCGGGCGTGCAGGAAGCTACGCCCAGGCTTAGTACCAGCGAGGCCGCGGACAGCCCGTATTTGAGGGAAGGCGACATCATTAGAATTTGGTCATTTCCTTTTGATTGACTTCGCTGGCACCGTTTTCGCGCAGCAGCTGGGTCAATTTCGGCATTTGCGAGCTGTTTTCATCCAGCTCGATGGCCACTACAAACTTGTCATCTGTTGAGCGTACATCCAGGACCGGCGTTTTAAAGCGCGGGTAAAGCCTTGAGATGGTGTAGAAGGTGATTACCATGCCATGACAGGTAAAAAACACCGTCAGCTCGAAAGCCACCGGAATAAAGGCAGGCAGCGAAATCGCAGGCTTACCCCCAATAATCATTGGCCAGTCGAAGCCCAGCGTATAAATCTGAAGCCATAGTGCGAACGCCAGGCCGCACATGCCATAGAAAAAAGCGGCAATGGGTAAGCGGGAGCGCTCGATACCTAGCGCATCATCGATTCCGTGAACCGGATAAGGCGAGAAGACATCGTAGATTTTTACACCTGCTCCGCGGAGATTATCAATCGCGTGGAGGAGTACATCTTCGTCGTCAAAAATACCCAGAGCGAAACGCTTGGTCGAACTGGTAGTGGCCGGGGCAAGGGCGGCCGGCGCGGCAGCGGTGACGGCAGGACTAGTCATTTTGCTTATCGTAGTTTACGGGTGCCGATGCCGGAACGCCGGGCGTAGAATAAGGAGCAGGCGAAGCGTGATGGCCGGCGGGTGAGCGGCTACCGTCGTTGGAGCCTCCGTAAGTAGGCCCGTCGTTTACCGTATACTTCAGGATGGTTTTCACTTCGGCCATGTTGATTACCGGGAAGAACTTGGCAAACAACAGGAACAAGGTAAAGAACAGGCCGATGGTACCAACGTAAATACCAACGTCGATACGGGTAGGCGAGAACATTGCCCAGGAGGAAGGCAGGTAATCGCGGTGCAGCGAAGACACAATAATTACAAAGCGCTCGAACCACATACCGATGTTCACAATGATTGACAGGATGAATGTCATTACAATGCTGTAACGAACCCGGCGAATCCACACAAACTGGGGCGAGAGCACGTTGCAGCTCATCATGCAGGCGTATGCCCACCAGTAGGGGCCGGTAGCCCGGTTGATAAAGCAATACTGCTCATACTCAACCTGCGAGTACCATGCGATGAAAAACTCGGTGATGTAGGCCACCCCAACGATTGAGCCCGTTACCATCATGATTTTATTCATGAGGGCGATGTGCTCCAGGGTGATGTAGTCTTCCAGCTTAAATACAACGCGGGTAATGAGCATCAGCGTCAGCACCATTGCGAAGCCGGAGAAGATGGCACCCGAAACGAAGTATGGCGGGAAGATGGTTGTGTGCCAGCCCGGTACCACGGAGGTAGCAAAGTCCATCGATACAATAGTGTGTACCGAAAGTACCAGCGGCGTCGATACACCAGCCAGAATCAACGATACCGTCTCGTAGCGCGACCAGTGCTTGGCTGAGCCGGTCCAGCCCATGCTCAGAATGGAATAGCTAAAGCGGGCAATCTTACCTTTTGCGCGGTCACGAATGGTGGCGAAATCAGGAACCAGACCCGTGTACCAGAATACCAGCGATACGGTAAAGTACGTGGAGATGGCGAACACGTCCCATAGCAGTGGTGAGTTAAAGTTCGCCCACAGCGAGCCCAGCGTATTTTGCAGCGGGAATACGTAAAATGCCAACCAAGGACGGCCCATGTGCAACACGGGGAACATAGCGGCGCAGATTACGGCAAAAATTGTCATGGCTTCAGCCGCCCGGTTGATGGACGAGCGCCACTTCTGACGGAACAGCAGCAGTACGGCCGAAATCAGCGTACCGGCGTGGCCGATACCTACCCACCACACGAAGTTGGTAATATCCCAAGCCCAGCCGATGGTTTTGTTGAGGCCCCACTCGCCGATACCGTACCAAAGCGTCCGGTACACCGAATAGAAGAAAACGCCCAGCAGAATCAAGGCCACACCCAGGGCCCCCATCCAGCGGATGTTCGGAGCTGCTTCTAC
The sequence above is drawn from the Hymenobacter baengnokdamensis genome and encodes:
- a CDS encoding cytochrome c oxidase subunit I, with product MATNLPVSSQSQGGIGTAPVPHTEHDDHLHDHEHHDQHWLWKYVFSQDHKMIARQFLITGMMWAIIGGVLSSLFRLQLGWPEATLDWLQPLLGKWISGGKLDPEFYLALVTMHGTIMVFFVLTAGLSGTFSNFLIPLQVGARDMASGFMNMLSYWFFFLSSLIMFCSLFLETGPASAGWTIYPPLSALPQAISGSGTGMTMWLVSMVFFIVSQLLGGVNYVTTVINLRTRGMSMSKLPLTIWAFFLTAILGILSFPVLFSAALLLVFDRSFGTSFFLSDIYIAGQALHNQGGSPVLFQHLFWFLGHPEVYIVIMPAMGMVSEILATNARKPIFGYRAMIGSLIGISLLSFVVWAHHMFVTGMNPFLGSVFMFLTLIIAVPSGVKVFNWLATLWRGNIRFTAAMLFAIGFVSLFISGGLTGIILGNATLDIQMHNTYFVVAHFHLVMGSSAFFGLFAGVYHWFPKMFGRMMDEKLGYIHFWLTFLGVYLVFMPMHYVGIAGFPRRYYAWTGFDAFSQFADLNKFISAAAILAFFAQFIFIFNFFYSIFRGRRATENPWNSTTLEWTTPIEPGHGNWPGEIPAVYRWPYDYSKPGAEADFIPQNVPYSQTPSSNLPYERELAE
- a CDS encoding cytochrome c oxidase subunit II, which encodes MSTLTILLVLGLLLVVFGLLFRIQILTAIFSGSYVRQIGTSNRVNALLMLVFMVVGGAAFFWSFAENFGKMNPPIASVHGHAMERMFWTTMIVIGIAFVITQGLLFIYAYKYQHQDGRRAYFFSHNNKIEVIWTIIPAIVMASLIFAGWKAWTRITGPAPKDAIVLELMGKQFNWLVRYPGRDMKLGVVNYRLIDAANDFGFDLSDKAAADDFVASEIHVPKGHPVLIKIRSRDVLHAVYMPQFRVQMYAVPGMPTRFWFTPTTTTDEMRAKLGNPKFNYELACNQICGKGHFAMKLNIVVDEPDDYVAWFAAQSPISKNADLMASYKQMSQQTGLGKGGSQGAKASAIEETGESPAPLAAQASL
- a CDS encoding quinol:cytochrome C oxidoreductase, giving the protein MATLTHHHEPAAVEQLAHSPKAQRTFMTIIGAGILVLLIGIVAALMHWGEHHEAAGEAAGHLNAAHDASATEEGHSVLIRRIVVSLWHSNLFLVGVSGVGTVFMAIQYVAYAGWSVVVKRINEALGAWLIPGGILMVLLFVVGRHDIFHWTQDGVMTKGSATYDKIIAGKSGFLTFSFYLIRMIIYLGIWIYFTWRLRQLSLQEDLNGGTRYFHTSINAAALFLVLYAVTSSMAAWDWVMSVDVHWFSTMFGWYVFASWWVSGIAATTLIAIFLKQAGYLRFMNANHFHDLGKLMFGFSIFWTYVWFAQFMLIWYANLPEEAVYYNQRLGGFNGSYTWIFYFNLVINFAFPFLVLMTRDAKRQMIIMKIVCIAILVGHWSDFYLMIMPGTLKGDNGFLIEIGIAMILLGAFLILLTRRLAEASLIPVNHPFVEESVHHTT
- a CDS encoding c-type cytochrome; the encoded protein is MSPSLKYGLSAASLVLSLGVASCTPDPNSPGVEYAPEMYESIPYEPLRQIRFNTINSFGINERTPAAGTVPRGKLAYFDHIPKDSVGIAERTLHNPYAYTKENVLEGQALFTRYCQHCHGEKGDGQGPVGMKFKGVPNYSAGAYKTMNDGHIYHVIEWGRNRMMPHGSQVNPEERWKIAMYVHVLQINNDPADLPKVVKVAAPADVTSASTGEASAMTDPTNQKPEGKANANSHSETPGQGTKGRNGSMN
- a CDS encoding DUF3341 domain-containing protein, producing MTSPAVTAAAPAALAPATTSSTKRFALGIFDDEDVLLHAIDNLRGAGVKIYDVFSPYPVHGIDDALGIERSRLPIAAFFYGMCGLAFALWLQIYTLGFDWPMIIGGKPAISLPAFIPVAFELTVFFTCHGMVITFYTISRLYPRFKTPVLDVRSTDDKFVVAIELDENSSQMPKLTQLLRENGASEVNQKEMTKF
- the nrfD gene encoding NrfD/PsrC family molybdoenzyme membrane anchor subunit, with product MQYVSPVREPLVTSGKTYHDVTQDICYQVEAAPNIRWMGALGVALILLGVFFYSVYRTLWYGIGEWGLNKTIGWAWDITNFVWWVGIGHAGTLISAVLLLFRQKWRSSINRAAEAMTIFAVICAAMFPVLHMGRPWLAFYVFPLQNTLGSLWANFNSPLLWDVFAISTYFTVSLVFWYTGLVPDFATIRDRAKGKIARFSYSILSMGWTGSAKHWSRYETVSLILAGVSTPLVLSVHTIVSMDFATSVVPGWHTTIFPPYFVSGAIFSGFAMVLTLMLITRVVFKLEDYITLEHIALMNKIMMVTGSIVGVAYITEFFIAWYSQVEYEQYCFINRATGPYWWAYACMMSCNVLSPQFVWIRRVRYSIVMTFILSIIVNIGMWFERFVIIVSSLHRDYLPSSWAMFSPTRIDVGIYVGTIGLFFTLFLLFAKFFPVINMAEVKTILKYTVNDGPTYGGSNDGSRSPAGHHASPAPYSTPGVPASAPVNYDKQND